One part of the Engraulis encrasicolus isolate BLACKSEA-1 chromosome 17, IST_EnEncr_1.0, whole genome shotgun sequence genome encodes these proteins:
- the chrm3b gene encoding muscarinic acetylcholine receptor M3 has translation MKGAGFQREPEWNERDERSSNAQNETFSPSRAPQTDFHNSTVSFDPLGGHAIWQVIVIVFLTGSLSLVTVTGNILVLVSFKINKALKTVNNYYLLSLAFADLTIGTLSMNLYTTYIIMDTWALGNWACDLWLAIDYVASNASVMNLLVISFDRYFSVTQPLTYRAKRTTKRAVTMICSAWSISFVLWAPAILFWQFIVGERTVPPGECYIQFLTEPIITFCTAIAAFYLPVTIMAFLFWKIFQETENRSKDLAGLKGSGNQSKASKPSKPNETTKTNSSADGPENNSFDENGGNNIVNLSQSDGENTTEQQPSKIHAAMAKRFAHKAKMSLSKRKSQSVVKEKKAAQTLSAILLAFMMTWTPYNIMVLVNTFCTDCIPETLWALGYWLCYVNSTINPMCYALCNKNFRDTFKMILLCQWKAQKAKPQFHPKQRQVPPGRKKEPP, from the coding sequence CCTTTTCCCCCAGCAGGGCTCCCCAAACTGATTTTCACAATTCAACGGTTTCATTTGACCCACTGGGTGGCCATGCGATCTGGCAGGTCATTGTCATCGTGTTCCTGACGGGATCTTTGTCACTGGTCACCGTCACTGGCAACATCTTGGTGCTAGTGTCATTCAAAATTAACAAAGCGCTGAAGACGGTGAACAATTACTACCTGCTCAGTCTGGCTTTTGCTGATCTCACCATTGGCACCCTTTCTATGAACCTATACACCACTTACATCATCATGGACACTTGGGCTCTGGGGAACTGGGCGTGTGATCTATGGCTGGCTATTGACTATGTGGCCAGTAATGCTTCAGTCATGAATCTTCTCGTCATCAGTTTTGACAGATATTTCTCCGTCACTCAACCCTTGACGTACAGAGCTAAAAGAACCACCAAGCGCGCCGTGACCATGATTTGCTCAGCTTGGAGCATCTCCTTTGTGCTCTGGGCCCCTGCCATCCTCTTCTGGCAGTTCATCGTCGGGGAGCGCACCGTGCCACCTGGCGAGTGCTACATCCAGTTCCTGACTGAGCCCATCATTACCTTCTGCACAGCTATCGCGGCGTTCTACCTGCCCGTCACCATCATGGCATTTCTCTTCTGGAAGATCTTCCAGGAAACAGAGAATCGTTCCAAAGACCTTGCTGGTCTAAAGGGGTCCGGAAACCAAAGCAAAGCCTCAAAGCCTTCAAAGCCTAACGAAACCACTAAGACAAACAGCAGCGCTGATGGGCCAGAGAACAACAGTTTTGATGAAAATGGCGGtaataacattgttaacctatCGCAGTCAGATGGCGAGAACACTACAGAACAGCAGCCTAgcaaaattcatgctgccatgGCTAAGCGCTTTGCCCACAAAGCCAAGATGTCCCTCAGCAAGCGCAAGAGTCAGTCGGTCGTGAAAGAGAAGAAAGCAGCTCAAACCCTGAGTGCAATTTTGCTGGCTTTCATGATGACATGGACGCCGTATAACATAATGGTGCTGGTGAACACGTTCTGCACTGATTGCATTCCTGAGACGCTGTGGGCTCTGGGCTACTGGTTGTGTTACGTGAACAGCACCATCAATCCCATGTGCTATGCCCTCTGCAACAAAAACTTTCGTGACACTTTCAAGATGATCCTACTCTGTCAGTGGAAAGCACAGAAGGCCAAGCCACAGTTTCATCCAAAGCAGAGGCAAGTGCCACCCGGTCGTAAAAAAGAGCCTCCTTAG